The DNA window TGCCGGGGATGGTCCGCTCCCGGTGGTCGCCGTCCACGGTCCACTGGTGACCGAGGAATTCGACGAGCGCCTGGCTCACCGTCATCCGCTTCGTCCTGGGGTTCGTCGCCATCACTGCTGTCCTTCGTCGTCGGTGCTGTCGTTCGAGTGGTGCGGTGCCGCATCGGCCGTGTACGGCAGGCGCTGGTCGACGTCCTGGCCGGCCCAGCTCTGGCGGATCCACGCGTGTGCGGGGTCGTCGCTGATGTGCCAGACCCGTTCGTCGTCGGGACCCGCCATCACGTTCAGGTAGTAGAGGTCGTATCCCGGAGCCGCGACCGCCGGCCCGTGGTAGCCGAACGGCACGAGCGCGATGTCACCCGTGCGGACGATCGCGGTGATGTCGATCTCCCCGGCGGGCGAGGAGTAGGTGGCGAACATACCGAACGGGTCGGCGGACGCCGGTGCCGTCAGCCCCTTCGACACGGCGGACTCGAAGTAATAGATCTCCTCGAGTCGCGACTCCTCGCCGGGCACCGACTCGTCGTGCTTGTGCGCGGGGTACGACGACCAGTTCTCCGCGGGGGTGACGACCTCGCAGACGATGAGCTTCGCAGCGTCGAGCGCGTCCGGCGTGCCGAAGTTGTGCACCTGTCGGCTGGACCGCCCGGCACCACGCAACTCGACGGGTACCTCGTCGGCGCGCACGTGGCGGGTCGGGAGCGCGGTGCTCGCGGGTGCCTCGGCGACGGCGACCCGGCCGGAACCGCGCAGCGTCCCGGCCGTCCCGACGCCGAGGTACAGGACATCGGTGGGGCCGTCGAAGACGGACGCTCGACCGCCGAGCACCGCGGTGTCGGAATTCCCCTCGCCGTCCGACCACTGCACGGAGAACGAGCCGGCGAGCGGCACGACGATGCGCTCCACCGCACCGGCCGGGAGCCCGAGCTCGTCGTCACCCGAGAGTTCGGCGACACGGAGGCCGGTGTGCTGCCAACCCTCGGTCGCCCCGTCGACGACGCTCTCCCAGCCGTCGCGGGAGAGGTCGCCCTGCTCGTACATCCACTGCATGGTGTTCACTCCGTCGTGTGTGGTTCGATCTTGCCGCTCGGCCCTTGCCTTCGACAGGCTCCGGGGTGTCGGTCCCTGAGCTTGTCGAAGGGCGGGCGGGCCGGGGTGCCTCAGTTCTGGGGGAAGCCGAGGTTGATGCCGCCGTGGGAGGGGTCGAGCCAGCGGGCGGTGATGGCCTTCTGCTGGGTGAAGAACCGCACACCCTCGGCGCCGTGGGCCTTGGTGTCGCCGAACAGCGAGTCCTTCCAGCCGCCGAAGGAGAACGTGGCGACCGGCACGGGGATGGGCACGTTGATGCCGATCATGCCGACCTGGATCTCGTTCTGGAACCGGCGTGCGGCGCCACCGTCGTTGGTGAAGATCGCGGTCCCGTTCCCGAACGCACCACCGTTGATGAGCGCGACGCCCTCCTCATAGGACTGCACGCGCACGACGGCGAGGACGGGTCCGAAGATCTCCTCCGTGTAGACCTTGGAGGTCGTGGGGACGTGGTCGATGAGAGTGGGGCCGAGCCAGAACCCGTTCGGGTCGCCGTCGATGGGGGTGTTGCGGCCGTCGACGACGATCGTCGCACCGTCGGCCTCGGCGATGTCGAGGTAGGAAGCGACCTTGTCGCGGTGCACCTTCGTCACCAGCGGTCCCATGTCGCAGTTCCGACGGCCGTCACCGATCCGCAGCGTCGCTGCGCGCTCGGCGATCTTCCCGATGAGCTCGTCCGCGACCGGCTCCACAGCCACGACCACCGAGATGGCCATGCACCGCTCGCCCGCGGAGCCGAAGCCGGCGTTGATGGCGGAGTCGGCGACGAGGTCGAGGTCCGCGTCCNTCCACAGCCACGACCACCGAGATGGCCATGCACCGCTCGCCCGCGGAGCCGAAGCCGGCGTTGATGGCGGAGTCGGCGACGAGGTCGAGGTCCGCGTCCGGCAGGACGAGCATGTGATTCTTCGCCCCGCCGAGGGCCTGGACCCGTTTGCCGTGCGCAGTGCCGGTCTCGTACACGTACTTCGCGATCGGGGTGGAGCCGACGAAGGAGATCGCGCGGACCTCGGGGTGGGTGAGGAGTCCGTCGACCGCTTCCTTGTCGCCGTTCAGCACCGTGAACACGCCATCGGGGAGCCCGGCTTGCTTCCAGAGCTTCGCGAGCCAGATCGCCGCGGACGGGTCCTTCTCGCTCGGCTTCAGCACGACCGTGTTGCCGGCCGCGATCGCGATGGGGAAGAACCACATCGGCACCATCGCCGGGAAGTTGAACGGCGAGATGATGCCGACGACCCCGAGCGGCTGCTTCGTGGAGTACACGTCGACGCCGGTGGAGACCTGCTCGGAGAACTCACCCTTCAGGTGGTGGGCGAGACCGGTCGCGAACTCCACGACCTCCTGCCCGCGGGTGATCTCGCCCAGCGCGTCGGAGACGACCTTGCCGTGCTCGGCGGTGATGATCTCCGCCAGCTCACCCTTCTTCGCCTCCAGCAGCTCACGGAACTTGAAGACGATCTGCTGACGCTTCGCCAGCGAC is part of the Plantibacter sp. Leaf314 genome and encodes:
- the iolB gene encoding 5-deoxy-glucuronate isomerase, encoding MQWMYEQGDLSRDGWESVVDGATEGWQHTGLRVAELSGDDELGLPAGAVERIVVPLAGSFSVQWSDGEGNSDTAVLGGRASVFDGPTDVLYLGVGTAGTLRGSGRVAVAEAPASTALPTRHVRADEVPVELRGAGRSSRQVHNFGTPDALDAAKLIVCEVVTPAENWSSYPAHKHDESVPGEESRLEEIYYFESAVSKGLTAPASADPFGMFATYSSPAGEIDITAIVRTGDIALVPFGYHGPAVAAPGYDLYYLNVMAGPDDERVWHISDDPAHAWIRQSWAGQDVDQRLPYTADAAPHHSNDSTDDEGQQ
- a CDS encoding aldehyde dehydrogenase family protein yields the protein DADLDLVADSAINAGFGSAGERCMAISVVVAVEPVADELIGKIAERAATLRIGDGRRNCDMGPLVTKVHRDKVASYLDIAEADGATIVVDGRNTPIDGDPNGFWLGPTLIDHVPTTSKVYTEEIFGPVLAVVRVQSYEEGVALINGGAFGNGTAIFTNDGGAARRFQNEIQVGMIGINVPIPVPVATFSFGGWKDSLFGDTKAHGAEGVRFFTQQKAITARWLDPSHGGINLGFPQN